A part of Thalassophryne amazonica chromosome 3, fThaAma1.1, whole genome shotgun sequence genomic DNA contains:
- the LOC117507714 gene encoding uncharacterized protein LOC117507714 yields the protein MVLANNAIRLHEIRAAVIADQGVFRNVNTVSETTIARVLSRNNMAMKQLYRVPFQRNSDAVKEARCQYVERIMELEAEGAHHIFIYVDEAGFNLCKVRHRGRNLIGHRATITVPGQRGANITMCAAISNDDVLSHIPAVGPYNSERLIAFLDTLHDRLTSPQERGLLRPEEFFSAWRWKVYDHHPYEQMPLLDAMTAAAQDIDAEACQGWIRHARRFFPRCITRENIECDVDEAMWPIHQERID from the exons atggttctggcaaataatgccattaggctgcATGAAATCAGGGCAGCAGTGATTGCAGATCAGGGGGTATTTCGAAATGTAAATACTGTGAGTGAGACAACAATTGCCCGTGTCCTCAGTAGGAACAACATGGCTatgaaacagctctacagagttcccttccagaggaactctgatgctgtgaaggaggccagatgccaatatgtggag cgTATCATGGAGCTTGAAGCTGAGGGGGCACATCATATTTTCATCTATGTCGATGAAGCCGGCTTCAACCTCTGTAAAGTGAGGCACCGTGGGaggaacctcattgggcatagGGCCACTATTACAGTTCCAGGGCAGAGGGGCGCCAACATTACTATGTGTGCTGCTATTTCTAATGATGACGTCCTCAGCCATATTCCAGCTGTTGGCCCCTACAATAGTGAGCGCCTCATTGCATTCTTGGACACCCTGCATGACAGGCTCACATCGCCTCAGGAAAGagggctgttgaggcctg AGGAATTCTTCAGTGCATGGAGATGGAAGGTATACGACCACCACCCCTATGAGCAGATGCCCTTGCTCGATGCAATGACCGCTGCTGCCCAAGACATAgatgcagaggcatgccaagGATGGATAAGGCATGCTAGAAGATTCTTCCCTAGGTGCATCACAAGGGAAAATATTGAGTGTGATGTAGATGAGGCCATGTGGCCTATTCATCAAGAGAGAATAGACTag